From a single Sulfolobus sp. E5-1-F genomic region:
- a CDS encoding ATP-binding cassette domain-containing protein encodes MRNVAIKAINLTKRFGKFVAVDHINFEVYEGEIFGFLGPNGAGKSTTIKMLTTVLKPSEGTATVSGYDVVKQPALVRQSIGVVPQEYTADEDLTGWENMMMMAGLYGIPKRIAEERAKELLEMVELTYAAKRKVETYSGGMRRRLEIAMSLISRPRILFLDEPTLGLDAQTRAAIWQYIMKLKEEYKMTIFVTTHYLEEADMYGDRIAIIDKGKILAIGSPKELKEKVGGDVVSLQTSNDELAIKIISSSKDGILDVRRVSDGIRIKVKNGEEKAPEILESLVKNGIKVSRMSITEPTMDEVYMEFTGKSLRDEEASAQEMFAFRRTMRRART; translated from the coding sequence ATGCGTAATGTTGCGATAAAGGCTATAAATCTGACTAAGAGATTTGGGAAATTTGTCGCAGTCGATCACATCAACTTCGAAGTATATGAGGGAGAAATATTTGGTTTTCTAGGTCCCAACGGTGCTGGAAAGTCAACTACAATTAAAATGCTAACAACAGTATTGAAACCATCTGAGGGTACTGCGACGGTTAGTGGATATGATGTAGTAAAACAGCCTGCATTAGTTAGACAATCAATTGGCGTAGTTCCTCAAGAATACACAGCAGATGAGGATTTGACTGGTTGGGAAAACATGATGATGATGGCGGGACTTTATGGAATTCCGAAAAGAATAGCAGAGGAGAGAGCTAAGGAGTTACTTGAAATGGTTGAGTTAACTTATGCAGCTAAGAGAAAAGTGGAGACATACTCTGGTGGAATGAGGAGGAGATTAGAAATTGCAATGTCATTAATAAGTAGGCCTAGAATATTGTTCTTAGACGAACCAACATTAGGTTTAGATGCACAAACTAGGGCCGCAATATGGCAATACATAATGAAACTCAAGGAGGAATACAAAATGACAATTTTCGTCACAACGCATTACTTAGAAGAGGCAGATATGTACGGAGATAGAATTGCGATAATTGATAAAGGAAAGATCTTAGCAATAGGAAGCCCTAAGGAGTTAAAGGAAAAGGTTGGTGGAGATGTGGTCTCACTTCAAACCAGTAATGATGAATTGGCTATTAAGATAATCTCTTCATCAAAGGATGGAATCTTAGATGTAAGAAGAGTTAGTGATGGTATTAGAATTAAGGTTAAAAATGGTGAAGAGAAAGCACCTGAGATATTAGAGTCTCTAGTTAAAAATGGAATTAAGGTTAGTAGGATGTCAATTACTGAACCCACTATGGATGAAGTGTATATGGAGTTTACTGGAAAGAGCTTAAGAGATGAAGAGGCAAGCGCTCAAGAAATGTTTGCGTTTAGAAGAACTATGAGGAGGGCCAGAACATGA
- a CDS encoding 2-keto-4-pentenoate hydratase: MKKAELLFNAYKSRKEIEPFPLTEEEAKKVKEEFVELLINNEGFGGYKLSGFGEGVLTKPMITRENTIELWFRNHKLEVEIVALVENGEVKRTFLGLEIPAPRFTTWDLPSHYIVADNIFAARLYIGPEIDPPFGSFKLYINGKFVGEGEPKYKPEDKVKEYMKGYVSLGVFIGPISVKKGDKIRVEGKRSINVSLI, translated from the coding sequence ATGAAAAAAGCTGAGTTATTATTTAATGCATACAAGAGTAGGAAGGAGATTGAGCCCTTTCCATTGACTGAAGAAGAGGCTAAAAAGGTTAAGGAGGAATTTGTAGAGCTGTTAATAAATAACGAGGGTTTTGGTGGGTACAAATTATCTGGTTTTGGGGAAGGAGTGCTAACAAAACCAATGATAACTAGAGAAAATACCATAGAATTGTGGTTTAGAAATCACAAATTAGAAGTTGAGATAGTTGCTCTAGTCGAAAATGGTGAAGTTAAAAGGACATTCCTAGGATTGGAAATACCAGCTCCCAGATTTACTACTTGGGATCTTCCTTCACACTACATCGTTGCAGATAACATTTTTGCAGCTAGATTATATATAGGGCCAGAAATTGATCCTCCTTTTGGCTCATTTAAGCTTTATATAAATGGCAAATTTGTAGGTGAGGGTGAGCCAAAATACAAGCCAGAAGACAAGGTTAAGGAGTACATGAAAGGCTACGTGTCTTTGGGAGTATTTATTGGTCCTATTAGCGTTAAAAAAGGAGATAAGATAAGGGTAGAGGGGAAGAGAAGTATAAACGTAAGTCTAATATGA
- a CDS encoding MFS transporter, with product MSYFDNIPLSTRIKTFIVTSAGFLLDGYDLNSISFAATVIYKEFSLTTVQYGLLLAASLIGMIPGSILFGWLSDKMGRSKIMGLDLFFFLVFGILSAISQNFVELFISRLLLGVGIGGDYPLSSTLMSELSPSRSRGRYLTGSVAMYWIGVAISGIVTLFLLPTGNYFWRYVFLIGGLISVPIILLRLRLIESPRWLVSSGKANIKEISREMENKGVRGVADLFKGKLLKITLFVTSVWFLFDVAAYGIGLYYPALLEEFAFPSKYETVLGTLAIAGASVLGYIIAEALVDSLGRRVVLLVGLGFMTLLLYLGGVYKVTGGILVPYFMLFVAFEQWAGAVTLFYPTELYPTPVRAVGQGFATAISRVGSVLGVFYFPILTKQIGFFNSLLLFGSVCLIAFIISTLMSKETAKKPLEITSEGIK from the coding sequence ATGAGCTACTTCGATAATATACCACTTTCAACAAGAATCAAAACGTTCATAGTAACTTCAGCTGGTTTTTTATTGGATGGCTATGATTTAAACAGCATATCGTTCGCTGCCACTGTAATATATAAAGAGTTCTCATTAACAACTGTTCAATATGGTTTATTGCTAGCTGCGTCATTAATTGGCATGATACCGGGCTCTATCCTATTTGGATGGTTATCAGATAAGATGGGTAGGAGTAAGATAATGGGGCTTGATCTTTTCTTCTTTTTAGTTTTTGGTATATTATCTGCAATTTCCCAGAACTTTGTTGAACTTTTTATTTCTAGACTGCTATTAGGAGTAGGAATAGGTGGAGATTATCCACTAAGTAGCACATTGATGTCAGAACTATCACCTTCAAGATCCAGAGGTAGGTATTTGACTGGGTCCGTAGCAATGTACTGGATTGGCGTTGCAATTTCTGGAATTGTAACGTTATTTTTATTACCAACTGGAAATTACTTCTGGAGATATGTCTTTCTAATAGGGGGTTTGATATCAGTACCAATAATTCTTCTTAGACTTAGATTAATTGAGTCTCCAAGATGGCTAGTTTCCTCTGGAAAGGCTAATATTAAGGAGATAAGCAGAGAAATGGAGAATAAGGGAGTTAGAGGTGTAGCAGATTTATTTAAGGGAAAATTACTAAAAATTACACTTTTCGTAACCAGTGTTTGGTTTTTATTTGACGTTGCCGCTTATGGAATTGGTTTGTATTATCCAGCTTTGCTTGAGGAATTCGCATTCCCATCAAAATATGAAACAGTACTAGGTACTCTAGCTATCGCAGGAGCTTCTGTTTTAGGATATATCATTGCTGAAGCCCTTGTTGACTCATTAGGAAGGAGAGTAGTATTACTAGTTGGATTAGGTTTCATGACGTTACTATTATACCTAGGTGGTGTTTATAAGGTCACTGGAGGAATATTAGTACCATATTTCATGTTATTCGTAGCTTTTGAACAATGGGCAGGTGCAGTAACCCTATTTTATCCAACCGAACTATATCCTACTCCAGTAAGAGCGGTTGGACAAGGATTCGCTACTGCAATTAGTAGAGTTGGTTCAGTGCTTGGTGTATTTTACTTCCCAATATTAACGAAACAGATAGGATTCTTTAACTCATTATTACTATTTGGTTCTGTATGTTTGATAGCGTTCATAATATCTACACTCATGAGTAAAGAGACTGCTAAAAAACCATTAGAAATTACCTCGGAGGGGATTAAATAA
- a CDS encoding glycosyltransferase translates to MIVSVTAELGLDIGRNFAGGLGILEGDKFYAAARLGIDYTVITLFYRRGYVNGEEEQKELLSNLNKEWESEITLGGQRIKVEYLVYTLNTAKAIFTNPVNTNLNDVLYVENSDEERFYKCLLLAKVAEKYINERIGWDKVKYVDMQEACPAFLPLLKYFPRYRVIIHTPAPWGHPTFPSYLFKKEFAFEFPLDHVVMTDIGLSSSIEGIVVSKKMLKHVGRSFPQHMYKIRAVTNAVEIPRWRHQSLNDVKDLDDFIKKRKEVKRDSIKKLGKDTDKPTIAWLRRITAYKRPDFILRLIDDLKDDVFFIIGGLAHPKDYSAVEIEKRFREISEKRNNVILVRGGDPNLMKLAIWASDIWTFTPFSGWEASGTSFMKAGINGVPSIASRDGAVPEIIIDGYNGWLYGEDRENLLPLNVYNHNVEYEEFLKKVKLALNQYYEVGYNAYKTFPNYCSMDRLMKEYAYY, encoded by the coding sequence ATGATAGTGAGCGTTACAGCTGAGCTTGGTTTAGATATTGGTCGAAATTTCGCTGGAGGTCTAGGTATTCTTGAAGGGGATAAATTTTACGCAGCGGCTAGATTAGGTATAGACTATACAGTAATTACGCTATTTTACAGAAGAGGCTACGTTAACGGAGAGGAAGAACAAAAAGAGCTATTATCTAATTTAAATAAGGAATGGGAGAGTGAAATTACCCTTGGAGGTCAAAGAATAAAGGTTGAGTATTTGGTTTACACTTTAAATACGGCAAAAGCTATATTTACTAATCCAGTAAACACTAATCTTAATGATGTGCTCTATGTGGAGAATAGTGACGAGGAGAGGTTTTACAAATGCCTTCTATTAGCTAAGGTTGCTGAAAAATACATTAACGAAAGGATAGGATGGGATAAGGTGAAATACGTTGATATGCAAGAAGCTTGCCCAGCATTTCTTCCATTATTAAAGTATTTTCCGAGGTATAGAGTCATAATTCATACACCAGCTCCTTGGGGTCATCCAACCTTTCCATCATATTTGTTCAAAAAGGAGTTCGCTTTTGAGTTTCCGCTAGATCACGTGGTGATGACAGATATTGGGCTCTCCTCATCTATTGAAGGTATTGTAGTATCCAAGAAGATGTTAAAACATGTGGGTAGAAGTTTTCCTCAACATATGTATAAAATAAGGGCAGTAACTAATGCAGTTGAAATTCCAAGGTGGAGACATCAATCTCTTAATGACGTTAAAGATCTAGATGACTTCATCAAAAAGAGGAAGGAAGTGAAAAGAGATAGTATTAAGAAATTAGGAAAGGATACTGATAAACCTACCATAGCGTGGTTAAGGAGGATTACGGCGTATAAGAGACCAGATTTTATACTAAGATTAATCGATGATCTAAAAGACGATGTTTTCTTTATAATTGGAGGATTAGCTCATCCTAAAGATTATTCAGCTGTGGAAATTGAGAAAAGATTTAGGGAAATTTCTGAAAAAAGAAATAATGTAATCCTTGTGAGGGGTGGCGATCCTAATTTAATGAAACTTGCTATATGGGCGAGTGATATATGGACCTTTACTCCATTTTCTGGCTGGGAGGCTAGTGGTACTAGTTTCATGAAGGCAGGAATAAATGGAGTCCCATCTATAGCATCTAGAGACGGTGCCGTCCCAGAGATAATAATTGATGGCTATAATGGATGGCTTTATGGGGAAGATAGAGAGAACCTTCTTCCATTAAACGTTTACAATCATAATGTAGAGTATGAGGAGTTTCTCAAAAAGGTTAAACTGGCTTTAAATCAATATTATGAGGTGGGATATAATGCTTATAAGACGTTTCCTAATTATTGCTCTATGGATAGACTCATGAAAGAGTATGCATATTACTAA
- a CDS encoding PadR family transcriptional regulator, giving the protein MSELIARQKGRLRLMTLWLLWQSPRRGIEIIDDINKMTWGFWKPSPGSIYPLLNKMEEEGVIEKTSDGKYKITAKGTEEIKEFLPIKQINSIEDSVQELEGLAQFFKEVERNKLIEYKHRIISAIKEIEEVVKNA; this is encoded by the coding sequence ATGAGTGAGTTAATAGCTAGACAGAAAGGGAGATTAAGATTAATGACACTTTGGTTGCTATGGCAATCCCCTAGAAGAGGTATCGAAATAATCGATGATATTAATAAGATGACTTGGGGATTTTGGAAACCTTCACCTGGTTCCATATATCCACTACTTAATAAAATGGAAGAGGAAGGAGTCATAGAGAAAACTTCAGATGGTAAATACAAGATTACCGCTAAGGGAACCGAAGAGATTAAGGAATTTTTACCTATCAAACAGATTAATAGTATTGAGGATTCTGTACAAGAACTTGAGGGATTAGCACAATTCTTTAAAGAAGTTGAAAGGAATAAACTAATCGAATATAAGCACCGAATCATTAGTGCAATAAAGGAAATTGAGGAGGTTGTTAAAAATGCGTAA
- a CDS encoding ABC transporter permease, which produces MIEEERNNYSVFHGLWTLASRELKKWYKAPVILLLSLIQPIFWLGIFGKAMNLGTIFTETAFNIPGLTIPKQVLDEIGLEILKQTFGTTDYFSFLAAGMLSFIVLFTSMQSGMSIVWDRRLGVLDRILTTPVPRGNIIIGKVLSAVIRSLVQATIVLVVAVLLGMTFAPGISPLDFLGVYAALFLMSFGLSSLFLMLALRATSWESQMAIMNLLNLPLLFTSNAFYPIKSMPYWLKPVAYINPLTYSNGVARGLLLGISTNLGLDFLYLGLFAVILSTIGIVLSWKYLSK; this is translated from the coding sequence ATGATAGAGGAGGAAAGAAATAACTATTCTGTTTTCCACGGTTTGTGGACTTTAGCATCTAGGGAACTGAAGAAGTGGTATAAGGCACCGGTAATACTCCTCCTTTCATTAATACAGCCAATATTCTGGTTAGGAATATTCGGCAAGGCAATGAATCTAGGTACTATTTTCACAGAGACCGCCTTTAACATACCTGGTCTGACAATACCAAAGCAAGTATTAGACGAAATAGGTTTAGAAATACTCAAACAGACCTTCGGAACTACTGATTACTTCTCTTTCTTGGCTGCTGGAATGCTATCTTTCATTGTATTATTTACATCAATGCAGAGTGGTATGTCAATAGTTTGGGATAGGAGATTAGGAGTATTAGATAGAATTCTAACAACACCAGTCCCTAGAGGGAATATAATAATAGGAAAGGTACTTTCAGCGGTAATAAGGTCACTAGTTCAAGCTACAATTGTTCTTGTTGTTGCAGTACTATTGGGAATGACTTTTGCACCAGGGATAAGCCCTCTAGACTTCTTAGGAGTTTACGCTGCGTTGTTTCTAATGTCCTTTGGCTTATCTTCACTATTCCTAATGCTAGCATTAAGAGCTACTAGTTGGGAGTCGCAAATGGCAATAATGAATCTATTAAACCTACCATTGCTCTTTACTAGCAACGCATTCTATCCAATAAAATCAATGCCGTATTGGTTAAAGCCGGTAGCTTACATTAATCCATTAACGTATTCCAATGGTGTTGCGAGAGGATTGTTACTAGGAATAAGCACAAATCTTGGCCTAGACTTTCTGTATCTAGGATTATTCGCAGTAATATTATCTACTATCGGTATAGTACTATCTTGGAAATATCTCTCCAAGTGA
- a CDS encoding aldehyde dehydrogenase family protein produces MVFVNEKTYQRYVEQGREEEFHKEYERALEHIELGKEYPILIGKDEIKLSSKYVVKTPVDTSLTLAITQKDDGTNLRSAIKIAKKSFEYWQYSDWKDRVEFAYKAAEELRRRKFELSAIITYENGKNRYEAIAEVDETIDYFLYYAKLLEDNRGYAREMEGRIYRNERAFSIMRPYGAWLIISPFNFPLAITATMTLGALLTGNTVVVKPSSDTPISAYMLVTILRRAGFPPEAVNYVTIPGELIPPVLDEVDGFAFTGSRDVGHKLLKTFINKKPRPAVLELGGKNATVITARADLNKAVEGTFRGAFGFGGQKCSATSRVFIESPIYDEFLNRIKEKVEKTIIGDPRKRETFLGPLINRGAIEKFRRYIKQAVEEGGKILVGGRVIDDEKSYLVEPTVIVELPYSSSLWKTELFVPILLVKEVKNLEEAVKLANDVDYGLTAGIFSEDHKEIQYFFDHIEAGVVYANRTVGSTTGAMPGVQPFGGWKDSGWTGRNAGGPYYLLSFMREQARTVYD; encoded by the coding sequence ATGGTATTCGTAAATGAAAAAACTTATCAAAGATATGTTGAACAAGGAAGGGAGGAAGAATTTCATAAGGAATACGAAAGAGCATTAGAACATATTGAACTTGGAAAGGAATATCCTATCTTAATTGGAAAGGATGAAATTAAACTTTCATCTAAGTATGTAGTTAAAACTCCAGTAGATACGAGTTTGACTTTAGCAATTACTCAAAAGGATGATGGAACTAATTTACGGAGTGCGATAAAAATTGCAAAGAAATCCTTTGAGTATTGGCAATACTCAGACTGGAAAGATAGGGTGGAATTTGCATATAAAGCAGCTGAGGAATTAAGGAGAAGAAAGTTCGAGCTTTCTGCAATAATTACTTACGAAAACGGTAAAAATAGATATGAAGCAATAGCTGAAGTTGACGAAACTATAGATTATTTTCTCTATTACGCTAAGCTCTTAGAAGATAATAGGGGATATGCAAGAGAGATGGAAGGGAGAATATATAGGAATGAAAGAGCCTTTTCGATAATGAGACCTTATGGTGCTTGGCTAATAATCTCTCCATTTAACTTTCCATTAGCTATAACTGCCACAATGACTTTAGGAGCACTACTGACAGGAAATACAGTAGTAGTGAAGCCCTCATCAGATACTCCCATTTCTGCATATATGTTAGTAACTATTTTGAGGAGAGCGGGATTTCCTCCTGAAGCAGTTAACTACGTCACAATACCCGGAGAGCTTATACCACCAGTTCTGGATGAGGTTGACGGTTTTGCATTTACGGGTTCAAGGGACGTTGGTCATAAATTGCTAAAGACGTTTATAAATAAGAAGCCTAGACCAGCAGTTCTTGAATTGGGCGGAAAGAACGCTACAGTAATTACCGCAAGAGCTGATTTAAATAAGGCAGTTGAAGGTACTTTTAGAGGTGCTTTCGGATTTGGAGGACAAAAATGTAGTGCTACTTCTAGAGTGTTTATTGAGAGCCCAATATATGATGAGTTCTTGAATAGAATAAAGGAGAAGGTTGAGAAAACTATAATAGGCGATCCAAGGAAGAGGGAAACATTCTTAGGTCCATTAATAAATAGGGGAGCTATTGAAAAGTTTAGAAGGTATATTAAACAAGCTGTTGAAGAGGGAGGCAAAATATTAGTGGGAGGGAGAGTAATTGATGACGAAAAGAGCTATCTAGTTGAGCCCACAGTAATTGTCGAATTACCATACTCAAGCTCGTTATGGAAAACTGAGTTATTTGTACCAATCTTACTAGTAAAGGAGGTCAAAAACCTTGAAGAAGCTGTGAAACTCGCTAATGACGTCGATTATGGTTTAACCGCAGGTATCTTTTCTGAAGATCACAAAGAGATACAATATTTCTTCGACCACATAGAGGCTGGAGTTGTATACGCTAACAGAACTGTAGGATCAACTACTGGAGCTATGCCCGGAGTGCAACCATTTGGAGGTTGGAAGGATTCAGGTTGGACTGGAAGAAATGCTGGGGGTCCATATTATCTTCTCTCATTCATGAGAGAACAAGCTAGGACTGTATACGATTAA
- a CDS encoding PaaI family thioesterase, with translation MEDPIKAIEEIFKKADQIFKFLDVKVVNLEKGRAVVEIPYKEEFTRRGGVLHGGIIMSAIDITGGLAALTVNDAMDQVTQELKINFLEPMYKGPFTIEGKVLRKGSTVIVVEIEFKDADGKLGAKAIGSWYILRSKVQAK, from the coding sequence ATGGAGGACCCTATTAAAGCAATTGAGGAAATTTTTAAGAAGGCTGATCAAATTTTTAAATTTCTAGATGTAAAAGTGGTTAATTTGGAAAAAGGTAGAGCAGTTGTGGAGATACCATATAAAGAAGAATTTACCAGAAGAGGCGGTGTTCTACATGGTGGTATTATTATGTCCGCAATTGATATTACTGGAGGTCTCGCTGCACTTACGGTAAATGATGCTATGGATCAAGTGACCCAGGAGCTTAAGATTAACTTTTTAGAACCAATGTACAAGGGGCCGTTCACAATCGAAGGTAAGGTCCTTAGAAAAGGTAGTACAGTAATAGTCGTCGAAATAGAGTTTAAGGACGCAGACGGGAAATTAGGTGCTAAGGCTATAGGTTCATGGTATATTTTGAGAAGCAAGGTACAAGCAAAGTAG
- a CDS encoding AAA family ATPase produces MKFIFGKPVDEPFDRENEVKQLVEMMNRRQPVAIIGVRRIGKTSVILKSLKIIETPKVYISVEDFIEGKSFDLVSFLSLYSSLLITNTLNYVEPKRKISQIVKQKGKELLDKLRELIGYVKLSFNINLVEVEVFLNSVKRGGVKESIPQILELPERLAEEFGLNTIVVAIDEFQYLKLASQNYPGIFHLLRSKWQFHNKVSYVISGSSVGLLEKIFYDKKEPFYQFFFPIYIKQFDKNTSFNFLKQGFRDEGKDYEDNALLLAIEELDGIPAWLNYFGLKSLQCNEVTLECAKKVIEDITFNDPIVRGIVQEEYNKLGKNARIILKYLAEKGGKGDLKGLELGKASINEGLKSLLGSGYIVKEERGKYAIIDPVIVKVLKSSTQTI; encoded by the coding sequence ATGAAATTCATTTTCGGTAAACCAGTTGACGAACCTTTTGATAGGGAGAATGAGGTAAAACAGTTAGTTGAAATGATGAATAGAAGACAACCAGTTGCAATTATTGGCGTTAGAAGGATAGGAAAGACTTCCGTAATATTAAAAAGTTTAAAAATTATTGAGACTCCGAAAGTCTATATCTCTGTAGAGGACTTTATAGAAGGTAAAAGTTTTGACCTAGTCTCATTTCTATCATTATATTCATCACTTCTAATAACCAATACCTTGAATTACGTGGAACCAAAAAGGAAAATATCTCAAATAGTTAAGCAGAAGGGTAAGGAATTACTTGATAAGTTAAGAGAACTAATAGGGTATGTTAAGCTCTCGTTTAATATAAATCTTGTAGAAGTAGAAGTATTTCTTAATAGCGTAAAAAGAGGGGGTGTTAAGGAGTCAATTCCACAAATTTTAGAATTACCGGAAAGGCTTGCTGAAGAGTTTGGGTTAAATACTATTGTAGTTGCCATTGATGAGTTCCAGTACTTAAAACTAGCGTCTCAGAATTATCCTGGGATTTTCCACTTATTAAGGAGTAAGTGGCAATTTCATAATAAAGTATCATATGTGATTTCCGGTTCTTCAGTAGGTCTTTTAGAAAAAATATTCTACGATAAAAAGGAACCATTTTACCAATTTTTCTTTCCAATTTATATAAAACAGTTTGATAAAAATACCTCGTTTAATTTCTTAAAGCAAGGCTTTAGAGACGAGGGAAAGGACTATGAGGATAACGCTCTATTACTTGCTATAGAAGAGCTAGATGGTATTCCTGCTTGGCTTAACTATTTCGGGTTAAAGAGTTTGCAGTGTAATGAGGTTACATTAGAATGTGCTAAGAAAGTAATTGAAGATATAACATTTAACGACCCAATTGTAAGAGGAATAGTTCAAGAGGAGTACAACAAATTAGGAAAGAATGCTAGAATCATATTGAAATACTTAGCAGAGAAAGGTGGTAAAGGTGATCTGAAGGGTTTGGAGTTAGGCAAGGCGAGTATAAATGAAGGATTGAAGAGCTTATTAGGTAGTGGTTACATCGTTAAAGAAGAAAGGGGTAAGTATGCCATTATTGATCCGGTAATTGTTAAGGTTTTAAAAAGCTCTACGCAAACTATTTAA
- a CDS encoding alpha/beta hydrolase family protein, with amino-acid sequence MEYSELVKLLEETVRIPLYDVLGKLKNNLIFLSTSEGENSIYTLMNGNTVKLTKLPIAGTTRPKSNLDFIPFTRDEEKGKEIHAIYIANLKGEEFQVESPKVRISSLAYDSKRIVFTGSSQTETSIYVIENGRLSKLTTISPFSFVTDINEKYIIGTGVLKGNPRSQEFFIADFSGEMQILTPKEGSVTNAYYLMGNKVYLVSDYETLGESYWIYTYDIESKEYKKVEMPEFGFKPVELYYDPEDSLIIAKKDGESRLFYNGKEVNTPRGTISGATRIGDEIYFSHSSLVSPHKVYKASRDGKVEIVIDNKKVDMGELEYVKLKTEVEVPTWIIKRKTPGTTIIYIHGGPWSEVDNSWNLLIAPLVLAGYNVIAPNYRGSTGYGSKFTLMNVGDAGGGDLRDVIKARDYAFESGIANKVGIMGYSYGGYMTLLAVGKEPEKWNFGIAGAAVADWVEMYELSDSLFRGFMEILFNGKNTSLMKERSPITYVNNVKVPLCIIHSQNDTRTPLSPVMKYVQELQRNGKTYEFHVIPNLGHAIYKVSDAIDILLPALIFLKKLEEQQ; translated from the coding sequence ATGGAATATTCGGAACTCGTAAAACTTTTGGAGGAAACGGTTAGAATTCCATTATATGATGTATTAGGTAAGTTGAAAAACAATTTGATATTCTTATCAACATCTGAAGGGGAAAATAGCATTTATACATTAATGAATGGAAATACGGTAAAGCTGACAAAATTGCCGATAGCAGGAACAACTAGACCAAAATCTAACTTAGATTTCATACCTTTCACAAGAGATGAAGAAAAGGGAAAGGAAATTCATGCAATATATATAGCAAATTTGAAAGGAGAGGAGTTTCAAGTTGAGTCGCCAAAGGTTAGAATTTCGTCATTAGCTTATGATAGTAAGCGTATAGTATTTACTGGTTCTTCGCAAACTGAAACCTCAATATATGTTATTGAAAATGGAAGATTAAGCAAACTTACTACGATATCACCCTTCTCATTTGTTACAGATATTAATGAAAAATATATTATAGGTACGGGAGTATTGAAGGGAAATCCAAGATCACAAGAGTTCTTCATAGCTGATTTTAGTGGAGAAATGCAAATATTGACTCCAAAAGAAGGGAGTGTAACCAATGCGTATTATTTAATGGGAAATAAAGTTTACTTGGTAAGTGATTACGAAACACTAGGAGAGTCTTACTGGATTTATACTTACGATATAGAGAGTAAAGAGTACAAGAAAGTTGAAATGCCTGAGTTTGGATTTAAGCCAGTTGAGTTATATTATGACCCAGAAGATTCGTTAATAATAGCAAAGAAAGATGGAGAGTCTAGATTATTTTATAATGGCAAAGAGGTTAACACTCCAAGAGGTACTATTAGCGGTGCAACTAGAATAGGTGATGAAATATATTTTTCGCACTCCTCCTTAGTATCTCCACATAAGGTATATAAGGCAAGTAGAGATGGGAAAGTAGAGATCGTGATAGACAATAAGAAGGTTGACATGGGGGAACTAGAGTACGTTAAGTTAAAGACAGAAGTAGAGGTACCTACATGGATTATAAAGAGAAAAACTCCGGGGACTACGATAATATATATTCATGGAGGACCTTGGTCTGAAGTTGACAACAGTTGGAATTTGTTAATCGCACCTCTAGTATTAGCTGGATATAATGTAATTGCACCTAACTATAGGGGATCTACGGGTTATGGGAGTAAATTCACGTTAATGAATGTTGGAGATGCCGGAGGTGGTGATCTAAGAGACGTGATTAAGGCAAGGGATTACGCTTTCGAATCTGGAATTGCAAATAAGGTAGGAATAATGGGTTATAGTTATGGTGGATATATGACTTTATTAGCAGTAGGGAAAGAGCCAGAGAAATGGAATTTCGGTATAGCGGGTGCAGCTGTAGCGGATTGGGTTGAAATGTACGAACTATCTGATTCCTTATTTAGAGGATTCATGGAGATATTATTTAATGGTAAGAATACTAGTCTAATGAAAGAAAGGTCTCCTATAACATACGTTAATAATGTTAAAGTACCATTATGTATAATCCATTCTCAAAATGATACAAGAACTCCGCTAAGTCCAGTAATGAAATATGTACAAGAATTACAAAGAAACGGTAAAACTTATGAATTTCATGTTATACCGAATCTTGGTCATGCTATATATAAAGTTAGTGACGCAATAGATATACTACTTCCTGCCTTAATATTTCTTAAGAAACTAGAGGAGCAACAATAA